The following are encoded together in the Streptomyces sp. NBC_00341 genome:
- a CDS encoding ATP-binding cassette domain-containing protein, with the protein MSTRAPAVAARQLIKTYPGDVTALNGMDLTVPAGTVFGLLGPNGAGKSTTVKILTTLARPDSGHASVAGHDVLRHPDRVRRAIGVVAQKSGADPVATGRENLLLQGRLYGMRGAAVQRRADELLDRFGLADAASRQVKGYSGGMQRRLDVALGLVHRPEVLFLDEPTTGLDPEARTAMWEEISRLAGEEGLTIVLTTHYLEEADRLAERVAIVDRGRIVVEGTPDELKGELRGDAVHLELRAEADRDAVGAALAGLPGVYEALVEGRRVSVRAEDGAAAVPLLLGALERAGSAVASATVARPSLDDVYLRYAGRRFAEAESPDSHGAHAPVAAGGTR; encoded by the coding sequence ATGAGCACCCGTGCGCCTGCCGTAGCGGCGCGACAGCTGATCAAGACCTACCCGGGTGACGTCACCGCGCTGAACGGCATGGACCTCACCGTCCCGGCCGGCACCGTCTTCGGGCTCCTCGGGCCCAACGGCGCGGGGAAGTCCACCACCGTCAAGATCCTCACCACACTCGCCCGCCCCGACTCCGGCCACGCGTCGGTCGCCGGGCACGACGTCCTGCGCCACCCCGACCGGGTCCGCCGGGCCATCGGCGTGGTCGCCCAGAAGTCCGGCGCCGACCCGGTCGCCACCGGCCGCGAGAACCTGCTGCTCCAGGGCCGGCTGTACGGGATGCGGGGCGCCGCCGTCCAGCGGCGGGCCGACGAACTGCTGGACCGCTTCGGCCTCGCGGACGCCGCGAGCCGCCAGGTCAAGGGGTACTCGGGCGGGATGCAGCGCCGCCTGGATGTGGCACTCGGCCTGGTCCACCGTCCCGAGGTGCTCTTCCTCGACGAGCCGACGACCGGCCTCGACCCCGAGGCCCGCACGGCGATGTGGGAGGAGATCTCCCGGCTGGCCGGCGAGGAGGGCCTGACCATCGTGCTCACCACGCACTACCTGGAGGAGGCGGACCGGCTCGCGGAACGCGTCGCGATCGTCGACCGCGGCCGGATCGTCGTCGAGGGCACCCCCGACGAACTCAAGGGCGAACTGCGCGGCGACGCCGTCCACCTGGAGCTGCGCGCCGAGGCGGACCGCGACGCCGTCGGCGCCGCACTCGCCGGCCTGCCCGGCGTGTACGAGGCACTGGTCGAGGGGCGCCGGGTCAGCGTCCGCGCCGAGGACGGAGCAGCGGCCGTGCCGTTGCTGCTCGGCGCCCTGGAGCGGGCCGGTTCGGCCGTCGCCTCTGCCACCGTCGCCCGCCCCTCCCTGGACGACGTCTATCTGCGCTACGCCGGGCGCCGCTTCGCCGAGGCGGAGTCCCCCGATTCACACGGAGCCCACGCCCCGGTCGCCGCGGGAGGTACCCGATGA
- a CDS encoding PadR family transcriptional regulator, producing MVLLAERSMHPYEIAQTLRRRGKQHSVKINFGSLYTVVQNLEKHGYVEVAGVQREGNRPERTLYGITESGRIEMLDWLSDLIAVPAAEFPAFDTALSLLPVLPPDEVTELLADREQALAVQAAALRGVLGQLGGALPRIFVVETEYQVHMIEAQLEWIRNFRRELGDATISGIEEWKSFHETGEVPQDWQDMDQQDIVLDPAREV from the coding sequence ATGGTGCTGCTCGCCGAGCGGTCGATGCACCCGTACGAGATCGCCCAGACCCTGCGCCGTCGGGGCAAGCAGCACAGCGTCAAGATCAATTTCGGCTCGCTCTACACCGTGGTCCAGAACCTGGAGAAGCACGGTTACGTGGAGGTCGCGGGCGTACAGCGGGAGGGCAACCGCCCCGAGCGCACGCTCTACGGCATCACGGAGTCCGGGCGGATCGAGATGCTGGACTGGCTGTCCGATCTCATCGCGGTCCCGGCCGCGGAGTTCCCCGCCTTCGACACCGCCCTGTCGCTGCTTCCCGTCCTGCCGCCGGACGAGGTGACCGAGCTGCTGGCCGACAGGGAGCAGGCCCTGGCCGTGCAGGCGGCGGCGCTCCGGGGGGTGCTCGGCCAGTTGGGCGGCGCCCTTCCCCGGATCTTCGTCGTGGAGACCGAGTACCAGGTCCACATGATCGAGGCACAGCTCGAATGGATCAGGAATTTCCGCAGGGAACTCGGTGACGCCACCATCAGCGGCATCGAGGAATGGAAGTCGTTCCACGAGACGGGCGAGGTGCCCCAGGACTGGCAGGACATGGACCAGCAGGACATCGTCCTCGATCCCGCGCGCGAGGTGTGA
- a CDS encoding sigma-70 family RNA polymerase sigma factor, translated as MKEAVHISGLASAGPDLQELLGMVARGDQDAFAQVYEAVCGPVLGLVRSVLRDPAQSEEVAQEVLVEVWRTAPRFQAARGSAMNWVLTLAHHRAVDRVRSVEATTAREHKAALLDRTPAFDDVTEQVESRLEREQVRRCMRTLSELQRESVTLAYYRGLTYREVGELLAVPLGTIKTRLRDGLIRLRDCLGVSA; from the coding sequence GTGAAAGAAGCCGTGCACATCAGCGGACTGGCCTCGGCCGGACCCGACCTCCAGGAACTCCTGGGGATGGTGGCCAGAGGTGATCAGGACGCTTTCGCCCAGGTGTACGAAGCTGTCTGCGGCCCGGTGCTCGGGCTGGTGAGAAGTGTCCTGCGCGATCCCGCCCAGTCGGAGGAGGTCGCACAGGAGGTGCTGGTGGAGGTGTGGCGCACCGCGCCCCGCTTTCAGGCGGCCCGCGGCAGCGCCATGAACTGGGTGCTGACGCTGGCCCATCACCGCGCCGTGGACCGGGTGCGCTCGGTGGAGGCGACGACGGCACGTGAGCACAAGGCGGCGCTGCTCGACCGCACCCCCGCCTTCGACGACGTCACCGAACAGGTCGAGAGCCGGCTGGAGCGGGAGCAGGTCCGCCGCTGTATGCGGACGCTCTCGGAACTGCAACGGGAATCCGTCACACTGGCGTACTACCGCGGACTGACCTATCGCGAGGTGGGCGAGCTGCTGGCGGTACCGCTCGGAACGATCAAGACTCGACTGCGCGACGGGCTGATCCGGCTGCGCGACTGCCTCGGGGTGAGCGCATGA
- a CDS encoding anti-sigma factor domain-containing protein: MSNAGLHTLTGAYALHALPETERREFERHLGDCEACSVEVRELSETATRLGLAVSATPSRDLRERVLREITTVRQEPPSSGHRARSGGTAGRNSAARAGRWSKFALAACLAAAAGFGGVAVWQNQEAQDARSEARAGEQRSAQVAEVISAPDARTDSATLSDGAKGTVVVSKSQNRAVFLASGLAEAPGGKVYQLWFEDSGTMRSAGLMQATGPSSTTYATLLDGPVDGATGMGVTVEPAGGSEQPTSTPLALMKLPA, translated from the coding sequence ATGAGCAACGCCGGACTTCACACACTGACCGGGGCCTACGCCCTGCACGCGCTCCCGGAGACCGAGCGCCGGGAGTTCGAACGCCACCTGGGCGACTGCGAGGCCTGCTCCGTGGAGGTGCGGGAGCTGTCGGAGACCGCCACCCGGCTCGGCCTCGCCGTATCGGCCACGCCCTCGCGGGATCTGCGCGAGCGGGTGCTGCGGGAGATCACGACCGTACGCCAGGAGCCGCCGTCCAGCGGTCACCGCGCCCGCTCCGGCGGTACGGCGGGGCGGAACAGCGCGGCCAGGGCCGGGCGGTGGTCGAAGTTCGCGCTGGCCGCGTGCCTGGCGGCGGCGGCCGGATTCGGCGGCGTCGCCGTCTGGCAGAACCAGGAGGCGCAGGACGCCCGGTCCGAAGCCCGTGCCGGCGAGCAGCGGAGCGCCCAGGTGGCCGAGGTCATCTCGGCGCCCGACGCCCGTACGGATTCGGCCACGCTGAGCGACGGCGCGAAGGGCACCGTGGTGGTCTCCAAGAGCCAGAACCGGGCCGTGTTCCTGGCCTCGGGGCTGGCGGAGGCTCCCGGCGGCAAGGTCTACCAGCTGTGGTTCGAGGACAGCGGCACGATGCGCTCGGCAGGGCTGATGCAGGCGACCGGCCCCTCCTCGACGACGTACGCGACCCTGCTCGACGGGCCGGTGGACGGCGCGACCGGGATGGGCGTCACCGTCGAGCCGGCGGGCGGCTCCGAACAGCCGACCTCCACACCGCTGGCACTGATGAAGCTGCCGGCCTGA
- a CDS encoding DUF1295 domain-containing protein produces the protein MNGFGWAAFAQGLAPAAGAALAVMLATFAVALRKGVHRVVDIAWGLGFTAVALVSYAMSAGGGGDGTRRLLVTVATAVWGLRLAWHIARRGRGHGEDPRYEAMLARAPGSPALYALRKVYLLQGALVWLISLPVQAAGYVRGPAGVLVWAGTALWAVGLGFEAVGDHQLARFKADPANRGRIMDRGLWSWTRHPNYFGDFCVWWGLFLMVCEAPAAAAATVVAPVLMSFLLIGGSGKALLERHMAERPGFAEYTARTSGFFPRPPRRP, from the coding sequence ATGAACGGCTTCGGATGGGCGGCGTTCGCACAGGGCCTCGCGCCCGCCGCGGGCGCCGCCCTCGCCGTCATGCTCGCCACCTTCGCCGTCGCGCTGCGCAAGGGCGTGCACCGCGTCGTGGACATCGCGTGGGGCCTGGGCTTCACCGCCGTCGCGCTGGTCTCGTACGCCATGTCGGCGGGCGGCGGCGGGGACGGTACCCGGCGGCTGCTGGTCACGGTGGCGACGGCGGTCTGGGGGCTGCGGCTGGCCTGGCACATCGCCCGCCGGGGGAGGGGGCACGGGGAGGACCCGCGCTACGAGGCGATGCTTGCCAGAGCACCGGGCAGCCCCGCGCTGTACGCCCTGCGGAAGGTGTACCTGCTTCAGGGGGCGCTGGTCTGGCTCATCTCGCTGCCGGTGCAGGCGGCCGGGTACGTGCGGGGGCCGGCCGGGGTCCTGGTGTGGGCGGGGACCGCGCTCTGGGCGGTCGGGCTCGGCTTCGAGGCGGTGGGGGACCACCAGCTGGCCCGGTTCAAGGCGGATCCGGCCAACCGCGGGCGGATCATGGACCGGGGGCTGTGGTCCTGGACCCGGCATCCGAACTACTTCGGTGACTTCTGCGTGTGGTGGGGCCTGTTCCTGATGGTCTGCGAGGCACCGGCGGCGGCCGCGGCCACCGTCGTGGCGCCCGTGCTGATGAGCTTCCTGCTCATCGGCGGCAGCGGAAAGGCCCTGCTGGAGCGGCATATGGCCGAGCGCCCCGGGTTCGCCGAGTACACCGCCAGGACGAGCGGATTCTTCCCCCGGCCGCCACGGAGGCCCTAG
- a CDS encoding class I SAM-dependent methyltransferase, producing the protein MTLTGNQQTTGAAQRLEPLVEQLLGGPLPVRVRMWDGSETGAADGPLVHVRSRRALRRLLWAPGELGLAEAYITGDVEVEGDLAEALRAIRHAVRERGLRAPRPGVGDRLRAAGTALRLGAVGPRPPVPAARAGLHGALHSKSRDRAAISHHYDLSNDFYALLLDETMAYSCGYWTSDAPGYAAVDAQHDKLELICRKLDLRPGARLLDIGCGWGSLTLYAAQRHGVRVTAVTLAREQAAHVRAQVAARGLEHLVEVRCCDYRDIGRTPGHEGGYDAVSTIEMGEHVGDAEYPAFTATLHAMVRPHGRVLVQQMSRGRDAPGGGAFIESYIAPDMHMRPLGETVALLEGAGLEVRDVEGLREHYVRTIDAWRETLELKQQEFVDLVGEETVRVWRLYLAGGALVFEERRMGVDQILSVRPEETGTAGMPATRRGWYADPAAVPPARDGMTAGATG; encoded by the coding sequence ATGACTCTTACCGGCAACCAGCAGACGACCGGCGCCGCCCAGCGCCTCGAACCCCTCGTCGAACAGCTGCTCGGCGGACCCCTCCCGGTCAGGGTGCGGATGTGGGACGGCAGCGAGACCGGCGCCGCCGACGGCCCCCTGGTCCACGTCCGGTCCCGGCGGGCGCTGCGCCGGCTGCTCTGGGCACCGGGCGAACTGGGCCTCGCCGAGGCGTACATCACCGGTGACGTCGAGGTCGAGGGCGACCTGGCCGAGGCCCTGCGGGCGATCCGCCACGCGGTACGCGAGCGCGGACTGCGCGCGCCGCGGCCCGGTGTCGGGGACCGGCTCCGGGCCGCCGGCACCGCACTGCGCCTGGGCGCGGTGGGCCCCCGGCCGCCGGTCCCCGCCGCCCGCGCGGGACTCCACGGCGCCCTGCACAGCAAGTCCCGAGACCGGGCGGCGATCAGCCACCACTACGACCTCTCCAACGACTTCTACGCCCTGCTCCTCGACGAGACGATGGCCTACTCCTGCGGTTACTGGACCAGTGACGCACCCGGCTACGCGGCCGTCGACGCCCAGCACGACAAGCTCGAACTCATCTGCCGGAAGCTGGACCTGCGCCCCGGGGCGCGGCTGCTCGACATCGGCTGCGGCTGGGGATCGCTGACCCTGTACGCCGCCCAGCGGCACGGCGTCCGCGTCACCGCCGTCACCCTCGCCCGGGAGCAGGCCGCCCACGTCCGCGCGCAGGTGGCGGCACGGGGCCTGGAGCACCTGGTGGAGGTCCGCTGCTGCGACTACCGGGACATCGGCCGAACCCCGGGCCACGAGGGCGGATACGACGCGGTGTCCACCATCGAGATGGGCGAACACGTCGGTGACGCCGAGTACCCCGCCTTCACCGCGACGCTGCACGCCATGGTCCGCCCGCACGGCCGGGTGCTGGTCCAGCAGATGTCCCGGGGCCGCGACGCCCCGGGCGGCGGCGCGTTCATCGAGTCGTACATCGCACCCGACATGCACATGCGCCCGCTCGGTGAGACAGTCGCGCTGCTGGAGGGCGCCGGACTCGAAGTACGTGACGTCGAGGGGCTGCGTGAGCACTACGTACGGACCATCGACGCGTGGCGGGAGACCCTGGAGCTGAAGCAGCAGGAGTTCGTCGACCTGGTCGGCGAGGAGACCGTACGGGTGTGGCGGCTCTACCTGGCCGGTGGCGCCCTCGTCTTCGAGGAACGGCGGATGGGCGTCGACCAGATCCTCTCCGTACGGCCGGAGGAGACCGGCACCGCCGGGATGCCCGCCACCCGGCGGGGCTGGTACGCCGATCCGGCGGCGGTACCGCCCGCCCGCGACGGCATGACGGCCGGGGCCACCGGATGA
- a CDS encoding class I SAM-dependent methyltransferase produces MSVSTSHSPSSPATSPPAAAPSSVFPAPSPAHVPDADPERWPDIARPPHASRLRTAVARRLVRHALARLPLRARLAGQEDIGLGGPLMDIRDPDAFFRRIGVNGLIGFGESYMAGEWDSPDPVGVLTVLAGHVATLIPQPLQKLRGLWAGRRPAEQLGTPEGARDNISHHYDLSNELFALFLDETLSYSSAVFRSFPADAEALPAAQHRKIDRLLDLAGVGPGTELLEIGTGWGELAIRAAARGARVLSVTLSAEQRDLARRRISEAGYADRAEVRLCDYRSVEGSYDAVVSVEMIEAVGAEYWPVYFRTLEERLAPGGRIALQAITMPDDRMRASRTTFTWIHKYIFPGGLLPSVEAMAEVTAEHTGLRIDRCDDFGTHYAETLRLWRERFTERTAEVDALGFDAVFRRMWTFYLAYSEAGFRSGYLHVRQLLLTRQETA; encoded by the coding sequence GTGAGCGTGTCCACGTCCCACTCCCCGTCGTCCCCGGCCACCTCGCCCCCGGCGGCCGCCCCGTCATCGGTATTCCCCGCCCCGTCCCCGGCGCACGTCCCGGACGCCGACCCCGAGCGCTGGCCGGACATCGCCCGGCCGCCGCACGCGTCCCGGCTGCGGACCGCCGTCGCGCGCCGGCTCGTACGCCACGCACTGGCCCGGCTCCCGCTGCGCGCCCGGCTCGCCGGACAGGAGGACATCGGCCTCGGCGGCCCCCTGATGGACATCCGCGACCCCGACGCCTTCTTCCGCAGGATCGGCGTGAACGGCCTGATCGGCTTCGGGGAGTCGTACATGGCGGGCGAATGGGACTCGCCCGACCCGGTGGGCGTCCTCACGGTCCTCGCCGGGCACGTCGCCACCCTGATCCCGCAGCCCCTCCAGAAGCTGCGCGGACTCTGGGCAGGACGCCGGCCCGCCGAACAGCTCGGCACCCCGGAAGGCGCCCGGGACAACATCAGCCACCACTACGACCTGTCCAACGAACTCTTCGCGCTCTTCCTCGACGAGACCCTCAGCTACTCGTCCGCCGTCTTCCGCAGCTTCCCCGCGGACGCCGAGGCGCTGCCCGCCGCACAGCACCGCAAGATCGACCGGCTGCTCGACCTGGCCGGGGTCGGACCCGGCACCGAACTCCTCGAAATCGGCACCGGCTGGGGAGAACTGGCGATCAGGGCCGCCGCCCGAGGGGCTCGCGTCCTCTCCGTCACCCTCTCCGCCGAACAGCGGGACCTGGCCCGCCGCAGGATCAGCGAGGCCGGGTACGCGGACCGGGCCGAGGTCAGGCTCTGCGACTACCGCAGCGTCGAGGGGAGTTACGACGCGGTGGTCAGCGTCGAGATGATCGAGGCGGTCGGCGCGGAGTACTGGCCGGTCTACTTCCGGACGCTGGAGGAGCGGCTGGCCCCCGGCGGCCGCATCGCCCTCCAGGCCATCACCATGCCGGACGACCGGATGCGCGCCTCCCGGACCACCTTCACCTGGATCCACAAGTACATCTTCCCCGGCGGACTCCTGCCGTCCGTCGAGGCCATGGCGGAGGTCACGGCCGAACACACCGGCCTGCGCATCGACCGGTGCGACGACTTCGGCACCCACTACGCCGAGACGCTGCGGCTGTGGCGCGAACGGTTCACCGAACGGACGGCGGAAGTCGACGCACTCGGCTTCGACGCGGTCTTCCGCCGCATGTGGACCTTCTATCTGGCCTACTCCGAGGCGGGATTCCGCTCCGGCTACCTCCATGTGCGGCAACTGCTGCTGACCCGTCAGGAAACGGCGTGA
- a CDS encoding DUF1365 domain-containing protein, translating into MVNALYPCTIAHVRSAPVTYAFRHRTYLWLIDPDGPPPLPAALRVLARFDPRDHFGGTAPTIRAGLSRFLAANGVDLADGTVRMLTQARVFGHVFNPLTVYWCRRADGTPLCTVAEVHNTYGERHCYLLRPDTAGRASTEKEFYVSPFFGVDGAYRMRLPEPGPRLELAVHLERSGMRPFTATVRGVRRPVTPRVLLRLALRHPWSTAVVSIAIRLHGIRLLLRGLPVRPRPRHTVQEGMQ; encoded by the coding sequence CTGGTGAACGCCCTCTACCCGTGCACCATCGCCCACGTACGGTCCGCGCCCGTCACGTACGCCTTCCGGCACCGCACCTACCTGTGGCTGATCGACCCGGACGGACCGCCGCCGCTGCCCGCGGCCCTGCGCGTCCTGGCCCGCTTCGACCCGCGCGACCACTTCGGCGGCACGGCCCCCACCATCCGGGCCGGTCTGAGCCGCTTCCTGGCCGCGAACGGCGTCGACCTCGCCGACGGAACGGTGCGGATGCTCACCCAGGCCCGGGTGTTCGGCCACGTCTTCAACCCGCTGACCGTCTACTGGTGCCGCCGCGCCGACGGCACCCCGCTCTGCACGGTCGCGGAGGTGCACAACACCTACGGCGAACGGCACTGCTACTTGCTGCGCCCCGACACCGCCGGACGGGCCTCCACCGAGAAGGAGTTCTACGTCTCGCCGTTCTTCGGCGTCGACGGCGCCTACCGGATGCGGCTCCCGGAGCCCGGACCCCGGCTCGAACTGGCGGTGCATCTGGAACGGTCCGGCATGCGGCCCTTCACCGCCACCGTGCGCGGAGTGCGACGCCCGGTGACCCCGCGCGTACTGCTCCGCCTGGCGCTGCGCCACCCCTGGTCCACGGCGGTCGTCTCGATCGCCATCCGGCTGCACGGAATCCGCCTCCTGCTGCGCGGACTGCCCGTGCGGCCCCGTCCCCGCCACACCGTTCAGGAAGGAATGCAGTGA
- a CDS encoding NAD(P)/FAD-dependent oxidoreductase, protein MTGMRRRTAVVGSGVAGLTAAHILRTAHDVTLFEADSRVGGHAHTHELPASDGRVHRVDSGFIVHNRRTYPHLLRLFAELGVATQESEMSMSVRCEGCALQYAGARGAAGLIARPGAVRNPAYLRMLAAVPRFHRSARRLLADGGPGADTMTLGEFAARGRFSPYFTAHFLTPLVSAVWSCDPVTAMRYPARYLFRFLDHHGLLSVSGSPVWRTVTGGSGAYVERVTKELGAVRTSTPVRSVRRHPDGVEITTADDTTEQFDSVVVATHPDQALRLLADPTDEERDTLGAFRYSRNPTLLHTDTRLLPSAPGARASWNYLMPSCTASPDHVTVSYDMNRLQRLDAPETFVVTLNGADRVAPGLVRARMVYEHPVYTPESVAAQGRLPALSGPRTAYAGAYHGWGFHEDGCRSGADAARSLGVDW, encoded by the coding sequence ATGACAGGGATGCGGCGACGGACAGCCGTGGTGGGCAGCGGGGTGGCCGGACTGACGGCCGCCCACATCCTGCGGACGGCCCACGACGTGACGCTGTTCGAGGCGGACAGCCGGGTGGGCGGCCACGCGCACACCCACGAACTGCCCGCGTCGGACGGCCGCGTCCACCGGGTGGACTCCGGGTTCATCGTGCACAACCGGCGCACCTACCCGCACCTCCTGCGGCTCTTCGCGGAACTCGGCGTCGCCACGCAGGAGTCGGAGATGAGCATGTCCGTGCGGTGCGAGGGCTGCGCACTTCAGTACGCGGGCGCCCGCGGCGCGGCGGGCCTCATCGCCCGGCCGGGGGCGGTCCGCAATCCGGCCTACCTGCGGATGCTGGCGGCGGTGCCCCGCTTCCACCGGTCCGCCCGGCGCCTGCTGGCGGACGGCGGACCCGGCGCGGACACCATGACGCTGGGCGAGTTCGCCGCCCGGGGCCGCTTCTCGCCTTACTTCACGGCCCACTTCCTGACCCCGCTCGTCTCCGCGGTCTGGTCCTGCGACCCGGTGACGGCGATGCGTTACCCGGCCCGCTACCTCTTCCGCTTCCTCGACCACCACGGGCTGCTCTCGGTCAGCGGCTCCCCGGTGTGGCGGACCGTCACCGGCGGATCGGGCGCCTACGTGGAACGGGTCACCAAGGAGCTCGGAGCCGTCCGCACCTCGACCCCGGTCCGTTCGGTGCGCCGGCACCCCGACGGCGTGGAGATCACCACCGCCGACGACACCACGGAGCAGTTCGACTCCGTCGTCGTCGCCACCCACCCCGACCAGGCGCTGCGCCTGCTCGCAGACCCCACGGACGAGGAGCGCGACACCCTCGGCGCGTTCCGCTACTCCCGCAACCCCACCCTCCTGCACACCGACACCCGGCTGCTGCCGAGTGCCCCAGGGGCCCGCGCCTCCTGGAACTACCTGATGCCGTCCTGCACCGCGAGCCCCGACCATGTCACCGTCAGCTACGACATGAACCGGCTCCAGCGGCTCGACGCCCCGGAGACCTTCGTCGTCACGCTGAACGGCGCGGACCGCGTCGCCCCCGGACTGGTCCGCGCCCGCATGGTGTACGAACACCCCGTCTACACCCCGGAGTCGGTCGCGGCGCAGGGCAGGCTGCCCGCCCTGTCAGGACCGCGCACCGCCTACGCGGGGGCGTACCACGGCTGGGGATTCCACGAGGACGGCTGCCGCTCGGGGGCGGACGCGGCCAGGAGCCTGGGGGTGGACTGGTGA
- a CDS encoding molybdopterin-dependent oxidoreductase yields MSEDQNDAQDGAHGSRRSRWARAALAALSGLIAGFSALAVAELAAAAVRPEAGPVTAVGGAVIDRTPPALKDFAVRHFGTNDKLVLELGILVLLAGFAVVVGVLALRHRLIGSAAVLVFGVVGAVAAVGRPEGQPADALPSVVGAVLAAGVLYLLVGRLALVPGPSPAAGGRGGGPAPRTFDRRGFVIAASAAAAASAGAGVLGRRLTSAVQAGATASRHDLVLPVPASAAPAVPAGADLRIRGLGSFITPNKDFYRVDTALVVPRIDANDWKLRIHGKGVKRPVELTFKDLLRREIIERDITMTCVSNEVGGPYVGNARWIGVRLADLLREAGVKPPSRGGPADQIITRSVDGMTIGTPVETVMDGRDAILALGMNGEPLPFEHGFPVRMVVPGLYGYVSACKWMKDIELTTFADYDAYWVKRTWSQQAPIKTESRIDTPRPFASPKPGTIPVAGVAWAQHRGISRVEVRVDGGPWHTARLAAEDSRDTWRQWVWEWPATSGNHTLEVRATDRTGVTQTDKRVGTVPNGATGWHSVVVDVS; encoded by the coding sequence GTGAGCGAAGATCAGAACGATGCGCAGGACGGGGCCCATGGGTCCCGGCGATCCCGCTGGGCGCGAGCCGCTCTCGCCGCGCTCAGCGGTCTGATCGCCGGGTTCAGCGCCCTGGCCGTCGCCGAGTTGGCAGCGGCGGCGGTCCGTCCGGAGGCGGGTCCGGTCACGGCGGTGGGCGGTGCGGTCATCGACCGCACTCCCCCGGCGCTGAAGGACTTCGCCGTCCGGCACTTCGGCACCAACGACAAGCTGGTCCTGGAACTGGGGATCCTGGTTCTGCTGGCCGGATTCGCCGTGGTGGTCGGAGTGCTGGCGCTGCGGCACCGGCTCATCGGCTCGGCCGCGGTCCTGGTCTTCGGTGTGGTCGGGGCAGTCGCGGCGGTGGGCCGGCCGGAGGGGCAGCCGGCCGACGCGCTGCCCTCTGTGGTGGGTGCCGTACTGGCCGCAGGAGTGCTGTATCTCCTGGTCGGACGGCTCGCCCTGGTTCCCGGTCCCTCCCCCGCGGCTGGCGGGAGGGGCGGGGGGCCGGCGCCTCGCACCTTCGACCGGCGGGGCTTCGTCATCGCGGCGAGCGCCGCGGCGGCGGCCTCCGCGGGCGCCGGGGTGCTGGGCCGTCGGCTCACCTCCGCCGTCCAGGCCGGGGCGACCGCCTCACGTCACGACCTGGTGCTGCCCGTACCCGCCTCCGCGGCGCCGGCGGTACCGGCCGGCGCCGATCTGCGGATCCGGGGGCTGGGCTCGTTCATCACGCCGAACAAGGACTTCTACCGGGTGGACACGGCCCTGGTCGTCCCGCGCATCGACGCGAACGACTGGAAGCTGAGGATCCACGGCAAGGGCGTGAAGCGCCCGGTGGAGCTCACCTTCAAGGACCTGCTGCGCCGCGAGATCATCGAGCGCGACATCACCATGACGTGTGTGTCCAACGAGGTCGGCGGACCGTATGTCGGCAACGCCCGCTGGATCGGGGTGCGGCTGGCCGATCTGCTGCGCGAGGCGGGGGTGAAGCCGCCGTCCCGCGGCGGACCCGCCGACCAGATCATCACGCGCTCGGTGGACGGCATGACCATCGGCACCCCGGTCGAGACGGTGATGGACGGCCGCGACGCGATCCTCGCCCTCGGCATGAACGGTGAGCCGCTGCCCTTCGAGCACGGCTTCCCGGTCCGGATGGTCGTTCCCGGCCTGTACGGATATGTGTCGGCGTGCAAGTGGATGAAGGACATCGAGCTCACCACCTTCGCCGACTACGACGCCTACTGGGTCAAGCGGACCTGGTCCCAGCAGGCCCCCATCAAGACCGAGTCCCGGATCGACACCCCCCGCCCGTTCGCCTCACCGAAGCCCGGCACGATCCCGGTCGCCGGGGTCGCCTGGGCCCAGCACCGCGGGATCTCGCGGGTCGAGGTCCGGGTGGACGGCGGACCGTGGCACACCGCGCGGCTGGCCGCGGAGGACAGCCGGGACACCTGGCGCCAGTGGGTGTGGGAGTGGCCGGCCACCTCCGGCAACCACACCCTCGAGGTCCGCGCGACGGACCGTACCGGCGTCACCCAGACCGACAAGCGGGTCGGCACGGTGCCCAACGGGGCGACCGGCTGGCACTCGGTGGTGGTCGACGTGTCCTGA